One window of Papaver somniferum cultivar HN1 chromosome 9, ASM357369v1, whole genome shotgun sequence genomic DNA carries:
- the LOC113309320 gene encoding zeatin O-xylosyltransferase-like, whose translation MHGWNDFSDNSNFHFHDFPTPFYDLNQNELPVSSDNTVSRHASNKFPLHLIESLFEVLINLEEPISELLNSLSLIARRVVVVHDPLMAFVAKEASSIPNGDSYCFNVCSAFGLLYFKWVSLGCSYSIPNIQTLCEYLTADDHLSKIDGSFPDAFLALIASQMEFQQFDVGELHNTCYPLESKFIDLLGQEPFLAQDHRQWALGPLNVVTVDSTESSESRHECLVWLDSQPKNSVIYVAFGATITLSHEEIMELATGLEHSEQRFIWVLRETDRADAFVDGGEACNIELPEGYEERMEGIGMIVRDWAPQIEILAHPSTGGFLSHCGWNSCMESLTMGVPIAAWPMHSDQPWNTVLVTDVLKVGLVVKEWESRSEVISSTMIESAVKKLMVSEDGHEMRERAEQLGVDVRSSVISEDGSSNAELNSFIAHISRP comes from the coding sequence ATGCATGGATGGAACGACTTCTCTGACAACTCCAACTTTCATTTCCATGATTTTCCAACTCCATTTTACGATCTCAACCAAAATGAGCTTCCCGTTTCTTCTGACAATACCGTTTCCAGACATGCCTCAAACAAATTCCCTTTACACCTTATTGAATCCTTATTTGAGGTCCTTATAAACCTAGAAGAACCCATTTCTGAACTATTAAACTCTCTCTCACTGATTGCTCGGCGAGTCGTAGTTGTTCATGACCCTCTCATGGCATTTGTTGCAAAAGAAGCTTCTTCCATTCCGAATGgagactcatattgtttcaatgtTTGTTCAGCTTTTGGTCTTCTGTATTTCAAATGGGTGAGTCTTGGATGCTCATATTCCATACCTAACATTCAGACTCTTTGCGAGTACTTAACTGCTGATGATCATCTCTCAAAAATTGACGGTTCCTTTCCCGACGCCTTTCTGGCGCTTATTGCTTCGCAAATGGAATTCCAACAATTTGATGTTGGTGAACTTCATAACACATGCTATCCATTGGAAAGTAAGTTTATCGATCTGTTAGGCCAAGAGCCATTTCTTGCGCAAGACCATCGGCAGTGGGCATTAGGTCCATTGAACGTCGTAACAGTAGATTCAACAGAGAGCTCCGAGTCTCGTCATGAATGCTTGGTATGGCTAGATAGCCAACCAAAGAATTCAGTTATTTATGTGGCGTTCGGGGCAACGATAACATTATCACACGAAGAAATTATGGAGCTCGCAACTGGACTTGAGCATAGCGAACAGAGGTTTATTTGGGTCTTGAGAGAAACAGACCGGGCAGACGCTTTTGTTGATGGCGGCGAAGCTTGCAACATCGAATTGCCAGAAGGTTATGAGGAGAGGATGGAAGGCATTGGTATGATAGTAAGGGATTGGGCACCACAAATCGAGATCTTGGCACACCCATCAACTGGAGGATTCTTGAGCCACTGTGGTTGGAACTCATGCATGGAGAGTTTAACTATGGGTGTGCCTATAGCAGCTTGGCCGATGCACTCGGATCAACCTTGGAACACTGTATTGGTGACTGATGTGTTGAAGGTTGGTCTGGTTGTTAAAGAGTGGGAAAGTAGAAGCGAGGTCATATCTTCGACCATGATAGAAAGTGCGGTTAAGAAGTTGATGGTTTCGGAAGATGGACATGAAATGAGAGAGCGAGCAGAGCAATTAGGCGTTGATGTTCGTAGTTCTGTGATCTCTGAAGATGGAAGCTCAAATGCGGAGTTGAATTCGTTCATTGCCCATATCTCTAGGCCCTAG
- the LOC113307666 gene encoding ARF guanine-nucleotide exchange factor GNOM-like, which produces MGRLKLQSGINSIEEEPLEECESMTSSGALACMVNSEVGAVLAVMRRNVRWGGRYMAGDDQLEHSLIQSLKSLRRQIFTWQSQWNTINPALYLQPFLDVIRSDETGAAITGVSLSSVYKILTINMLDLNTVNVEDAMHSVVDAVTSCRFEVTDPASEEVVLMKILQVLLACMKSKVAVVLSNQHVCTIVNTCFRVVHQAGSKGELLQRIARHTMHELVRCIFLHLRDIESKEHSSANGSMPYSKKEMGIDKDYAFGTKQLDNGNGNSEYEGVPASIGFASTVTSGSIASMMDANTIGAANGKDSPNNVHLMTEPYGVPCMVEIFHFLCSLLNIIEHNGMGPRSNTLAFDEDVPLFALGLINSAIELGGPSLCQHPKLLGLIQDELFRNLMQFGLSMSPLILSMVCSIVLNLYQHLRMELKLQLEAFFNCVILRLAQSRHGASYQQQEVAMEALVDFCRQKSFMVEMYANLDCDITCSNAFEDLANLLSKSAFPVNCPLSGMHILALDGLIAVIQGMAERIGNGSPISEQSQVDFVEYSPFWTVKCENYADPTHWVPFVRRRKYIKRRLMIGADHFNRDPKKGLEFLQGTHLLPDKLDPQSVACFFRYTAGLDKNLVGDFLGNHDEFCVQVLHEFAWTFDFEDMNLDTALRLFLETFRLPGESQKIQRVLEAFSERYYEQSPLILANKDAALLLSYSIIMLNTDQHNVQVKKKMTEEDFIRNNRHINGGGDLPREFLIDLYHSILKNEIRTTPEQGAGFPEMTPSRWVDLLRKSKKTSPFIMCDSRAFLDHDMFAIMSGPTIAAISVVFDHAEHEDVFQTCVDGFLAVAKISACHHLEDVLDDLVVSLCKFTTLLNPSSVEEPVLAFGDDTKARMATISVFTIANKYGNYIRTGWRNILDCILRLHKLGLLPARVASDVADDSEHSSESGRGQPVTSSLSASQMPSMGTPRRSSGLMGRFSQLLSLDTEEPRSQPTEQQLAAHQRTLQTIQKCHIDSIFTESKFLQADSLLQLARALIWAAGRPQKGNTSPEDEDTAVFCLELLIAITLNNRDRIVLLWQGVYEHISNIVQSTVMPCALVEKAVFGLLRICQRLLPYKENLADELLRSLQLVLKLDARVADAYCEHITQEVMRLVKANTTHIRSQMGWRTITSLLSITARHPEASESGFEALIFIMSDGGVHLSPANYVLCVDAARQFAESRVGQSDRSVRAVDLMAGSVTCLARWSKEFKDAPGEDTATKVAQDIGEMWLRLVQGLRKVCLDQREEVRNHALASLQKCLTGVEGVPLPHASWLSCFDLVIFTALDDLLEIAQGHSPKDYRNMEGTLVLAMKLLAKVFLQLLHDLSQLTTFCKLWLGVLSRKEKYMRAKIRGKRSEKLQELIPELLKNALLVMKAKGVLQQRSALGGDSLWELTWLHVNNIAPSLQSEVFPDQEIGQKHENETNAATYKDVQAVGQ; this is translated from the exons ATGGGCCGTCTCAAGCTGCAATCTGGAATTAATTCCATTGAGGAAGAGCCTCTCGAAGAATGTGAATCTATGACTAGCAGTGGTGCTTTAGCATGTATGGTGAATTCAGAAGTAGGTGCTGTGTTGGCTGTCATGAGGAGAAATGTTAGGTGGGGAGGGCGGTATATGGCTGGTGACGATCAGCTAGAGCACTCCCTGATTCAGTCTCTAAAATCATTAAGAAGACAAATCTTTACATGGCAAAGTCAATGGAATACAATTAATCCAGCTCTGTACCTTCAGCCGTTCTTGGATGTGATTAGATCAGATGAAACTGGTGCAGCAATTACTGGGGTTTCCTTATCATCTGTCTACAAGATCCTCACGATTAATATGCTAGATCTAAATACCGTGAATGTTGAAGATGCGATGCATTCAGTTGTTGATGCTGTCACAAGTTGCAGGTTTGAGGTGACTGATCCCGCATCAGAGGAAGTGGTACTGATGAAGATACTCCAGGTTCTTTTGGCTTGCATGAAAAGCAAAGTAGCTGTTGTATTGAGCAACCAGCATGTATGCACAATTGTAAACACATGTTTTCGTGTAGTTCATCAAGCAGGAAGTAAAGGTGAGTTATTGCAGCGCATAGCACGCCACACAATGCATGAacttgttaggtgtatctttttgCACCTGCGAGATATTGAAAGCAAGGAACATTCATCAGCTAATGGAAGCATGCCTTATAGCAAAAAAGAG ATGGGGATTGACAAGGATTATGCATTTGGGACTAAACAGTTAGACAACGGAAATGGAAATTCTGAATATGAGGGTGTACCCGCTTCTATTGGTTTTGCTTCAACAGTTACCTCAGGTTCCATAGCGAGCATGATGGATGCGAATACTATTGGGGCTGCTAATGGCAAAGACAGTCCAAACAATGTACATCTTATGACAGAGCCTTATGGAGTTCCATGCATGGTGGAGATATTTCATTTTCTGTGTTCCCTCTTAAATATCATCGAGCACAATGGAATGGGTCCCAGATCAAATACTCTAGCATTTGATGAAGATGTGCCCCTTTTTGCTTTGGGCTTGATCAATTCAGCTATTGAACTTGGTGGGCCCTCTCTATGTCAACACCCTAAGTTGTTAGGTTTGATACAGGATGAACTTTTTCGTAACCTGATGCAGTTTGGTTTATCAATGAGTCCTCTCATTCTTTCAATGGTATGTAGCATTGTTCTCAATCTCTATCAGCATCTGCGTATGGAGCTAAAGCTACAACTCGAGGCTTTTTTTAACTGTGTTATACTGAGACTTGCTCAAAGTAGGCACGGGGCTTCATATCAACAGCAGGAAGTTGCCATGGAGGCTCTTGTTGACTTCTGCAGGCAGAAGTCATTCATGGTTGAGATGTATGccaacttggattgtgatatcaCATGTAGTAATGCGTTCGAAGATCTCGCCAATTTGTTGTCGAAGAGTGCGTTTCCGGTGAACTGTCCTTTATCGGGAATGCACATTCTGGCTTTAGACGGTCTAATTGCAGTGATTCAGGGAATGGCAGAAAGGATTGGAAATGGATCACCCATATCCGAACAGAGTCAGGTAGATTTTGTGGAATATAGTCCGTTCTGGACTGTAAAGTGTGAGAATTATGCTGATCCTACTCATTGGGTTCCATTTGTTCGCCGGAGGAAGTACATAAAGAGAAGGTTGATGATTGGTGCGGATCACTTTAACCGGGACCCAAAAAAAGGTCTGGAGTTTTTACAAGGAACTCATCTGTTGCCTGATAAACTTGACCCGCAAAGCGTGGCTTGCTTTTTCAGGTATACTGCTGGTTTAGATAAGAATCTCGTGGGGGATTTCCTGGGAAATCATGATGAGTTTTGTGTTCAGGTCCTCCATGAATTTGCTTGGACATTTGACTTTGAAGATATGAATCTGGATACTGCACTGCGTCTGTTCTTGGAAACTTTCCGTCTTCCTGGAGAATCTCAGAAGATCCAGAGGGTACTTGAGGCATTCTCAGAGAGATATTATGAGCAATCACCTCTCATCCTTGCCAATAAGGATGCTGCACTATTACTATCATATTCAATAATTATGCTCAATACGGATCAGCACAATGtacaggtgaagaagaagatgactgaAGAAGATTTCATTCGAAACAACCGACACATTAATGGGGGTGGTGATCTTCCCCGGGAATTCTTGATTGACCTGTACCACTCAATCCTCAAAAATGAGATCCGAACGACCCCAGAGCAAGGTGCTGGTTTTCCGGAAATGACACCAAGTCGTTGGGTGGATCTGTTGCGCAAGTCCAAGAAGACTTCACCGTTCATTATGTGTGACTCTCGCGCATTTCTAGATCATGATATGTTTGCTATCATGTCGGGTCCCACAATTGCTGCTATCTCAGTTGTGTTTGATCATGCAGAGCATGAAGATGTCTTCCAAACATGTGTTGATGGATTCTTGGCTGTTGCAAAGATATCAGCTTGTCATCATCTCGAGGATGTATTAGACGACCTAGTGGTGTCTTTATGTAAGTTCACAACCCTATTGAACCCATCTTCTGTTGAGGAACCTGTTTTAGCCTTCGGTGATGACACAAAAGCTAGGATGGCAACTATATCAGTTTTTACCATAGCGAACAAGTATGGTAACTATATTCGAACTGGTTGGAGAAATATTCTGGATTGCATATTAAGATTACACAAGCTTGGTCTTCTCCCTGCTAGAGTGGCCAGTGATGTGGCCGATGATTCAGAACATTCTTCAGAATCTGGACGCGGGCAACCTGTTACGAGCTCCCTCTCTGCATCTCAGATGCCTTCCATGGGTACTCCTCGGAGATCCTCAGGGTTGATGGGAAGGTTCAGCCAGCTATTATCATTAGACACAGAAGAGCCAAGATCACAACCAACTGAACAACAACTTGCAGCTCATCAACGAACTCTTCAGACAATTCAGAAGTGCCACATTGATAGCATATTTACCGAGAGTAAATTCTTACAGGCAGACTCGTTATTGCAGCTCGCACGGGCTTTAATTTGGGCAGCTGGACGACCGCAGAAGGGTAACACGTCTCCCGAGGATGAGGACACTGCCGTATTCTGCTTAGAGTTGTTGATTGCTATAACCTTAAACAACAGGGACAGGATCGTTCTTCTGTGGCAAGGTGTGTATGAGCATATTTCAAACATAGTTCAGTCTACTGTAATGCCGTGTGCCTTGGTTGAAAAGGCTGTTTTCGGACTCCTAAGGATATGTCAGAGGCTGCTTCCCTATAAAGAGAATTTGGCTGATGAGCTGCTTAGGTCACTCCAATTGGTGTTGAAGCTCGATGCTAGGGTTGCTGATGCTTACTGTGAGCACATAACTCAGGAAGTTATGCGTCTCGTGAAAGCAAACACAACACACATCAGATCACAAATGGGATGGCGAACAATCACATCCCTGCTTTCCATCACTGCTCGACATCCGGAGGCATCTGAATCAGGGTTCGAGGCACTAATTTTCATCATGTCTGACGGAGGGGTCCATCTTTCACCCGCTAATTATGTGCTTTGTGTGGATGCTGCAAGGCAGTTTGCTGAATCCCGTGTGGGGCAGTCAGATCGATCTGTGCGAGCAGTGGATCTGATGGCAGGTTCTGTCACGTGCCTAGCTCGGTGGTCTAAAGAGTTCAAAGATGCTCCAGGGGAGGATACAGCAACAAAAGTTGCTCAGGATATAGGGGAGATGTGGCTGAGGCTAGTGCAGGGTCTGAGAAAAGTTTGTCTGGATCAGAGAGAAGAGGTTAGGAACCACGCTCTGGCATCGCTTCAGAAGTGCTTGACAGGGGTTGAAGGGGTTCCGCTTCCTCATGCTTCGTGGTTGTCGTGTTTCGATCTTGTGATTTTCACTGCTCTCgatgatttgcttgagattgcaCAGGGTCACTCTCCTAAAGATTACCGTAACATGGAAGGCACTCTTGTGCTAGCAATGAAGCTGTTAGCCAAGGTATTCTTGCAGTTACTCCACGATCTCTCCCAGTTAACTACGTTCTGTAAATTGTGGCTTGGTGTGCTTAGCCGCAAGGAGAAGTATATGAGGGCGAAGATTAGAGGGAAGAGGAGTGAGAAACTCCAAGAACTAATCCCCGAGCTTCTAAAGAATGCGTTGCTTGTTATGAAGGCTAAGGGAGTTTTGCAGCAGAGGAGTGCCCTAGGTGGGGATAGTTTGTGGGAACTGACATGGCTACACGTAAATAATATCGCTCCATCTTTGCAATCTGAAGTGTTCCCTGATCAAGAAATTGGGCAGAAACATGAAAATGAAACAAATGCGGCAACTTATAAAGATGTTCAAGCAGTaggacaataa